A genomic stretch from uncultured Pseudodesulfovibrio sp. includes:
- a CDS encoding MotA/TolQ/ExbB proton channel family protein, with amino-acid sequence MDIVTLLGLAVGFALIIGAIIIGGAVDVFINVPGMMIVVGGTLASIMVAFPFEEVIQAFKAAFKIFVSRKTKVRDVVNIMVKVAEISRREGLIALENVQTENMVLKKSCQLIADNADPDLIRSTLSIEITSMRRRHQVGQDVFKRLAALAPAFGMMGTLIGLVQMLSQLDNPKSIGPAMAVALLTTFYGSAMSTLFFIPMAAKLKARTLQEQLHLEVIFEGAKSILENNNPRLVYEKLSSFLAPAERDTQR; translated from the coding sequence ATGGATATTGTAACACTACTAGGTCTCGCCGTCGGGTTTGCGCTCATTATCGGCGCAATTATTATCGGTGGGGCTGTTGATGTTTTTATCAATGTTCCTGGTATGATGATCGTGGTTGGCGGCACCTTGGCCTCTATTATGGTCGCCTTTCCCTTTGAAGAAGTTATACAGGCCTTCAAGGCTGCCTTCAAGATATTCGTGTCGCGCAAAACCAAAGTGCGTGACGTTGTGAATATCATGGTGAAAGTGGCAGAAATCAGTCGCCGTGAAGGGCTTATCGCTTTGGAGAATGTCCAGACCGAGAACATGGTTCTCAAAAAGTCCTGCCAGTTGATCGCGGACAATGCGGACCCTGATCTCATTCGTTCTACACTCTCCATCGAGATTACGTCCATGCGCCGACGTCATCAGGTTGGACAGGATGTGTTCAAGCGCCTGGCAGCTCTTGCTCCAGCCTTTGGTATGATGGGAACGCTCATCGGTCTGGTCCAGATGCTTTCTCAGCTGGATAATCCGAAATCCATCGGCCCGGCCATGGCTGTCGCATTGTTGACAACTTTTTACGGTTCGGCAATGTCCACGCTGTTTTTCATTCCCATGGCAGCTAAACTCAAAGCGAGGACGCTGCAGGAACAACTGCACCTCGAAGTCATTTTTGAAGGTGCGAAATCCATTCTGGAGAATAATAACCCGAGGCTTGTCTACGAGAAACTGTCCTCCTTCCTGGCCCCGGCAGAAAGAGATACACAACGATGA
- a CDS encoding amino acid ABC transporter permease translates to MHWDIVIDNFDYFLWGQTKFDLVFPFIHDVGGMLSAIIMAALGIFGAFWIGMAAGLMRLSKRWWFKLPAVVYIEMVRGMPLLLLIFWFFFLAPVLIGQSLPAFSTTVACFMIFTGAYVAEIVRAGVLALPKGQLEAARGTGLSQVQAMRFVILPQALRNMIPSFVNQFVSLTKDTSLASILGVSELTRTGVQVDNREMVASFEVWITIAGLYFLLCYILTSYSRRLEAQLSRYQARDR, encoded by the coding sequence ATGCATTGGGATATCGTCATAGACAATTTCGACTATTTTTTGTGGGGCCAGACCAAGTTTGATTTGGTTTTCCCTTTTATCCACGACGTGGGTGGCATGCTGTCCGCCATTATCATGGCTGCCTTGGGTATATTCGGCGCATTCTGGATTGGAATGGCAGCCGGGCTCATGCGTCTTTCCAAGCGTTGGTGGTTTAAACTGCCAGCAGTCGTTTATATTGAAATGGTTCGTGGCATGCCGTTGTTGCTGCTTATCTTCTGGTTTTTCTTTCTGGCTCCGGTTCTTATCGGACAATCATTACCCGCATTTTCGACAACCGTTGCATGTTTCATGATTTTTACTGGTGCATATGTAGCCGAAATTGTTCGGGCAGGAGTGTTGGCTTTGCCCAAGGGGCAGCTTGAAGCTGCACGCGGTACCGGGTTGTCCCAGGTTCAAGCAATGCGGTTTGTCATACTGCCACAGGCGCTGAGGAACATGATCCCCTCTTTTGTGAATCAGTTTGTTTCACTGACAAAGGATACATCTCTGGCATCTATTCTGGGGGTGAGTGAGTTGACTCGCACCGGTGTTCAGGTGGATAATCGGGAAATGGTCGCTTCCTTTGAAGTCTGGATTACCATTGCGGGGTTGTATTTCCTGCTGTGTTATATCCTGACTTCCTACAGCCGACGTCTGGAGGCCCAACTGTCTCGGTATCAGGCAAGAGATCGGTAG
- a CDS encoding 2-oxoacid:ferredoxin oxidoreductase subunit beta — MSTFTGNEIIHQYLRHNKKFPHVLCAGCGHGIVLGTLIRSIHSLGIPKDDVVVVAGIGCSGRLAVYVDFNTVHTTHGRALSFATGIKMANPKLNVITIMGDGDALSIGGNHLIHAARRNIGVTALVLNNNIYGMTGGQSSPATPMGSTTMTNPYGQLDSSFDTVELARGAGANYVARGTVFHVNKLEKIMTEAIKRPGFSLVEAITPCHTQFGRKNKYKNSVEMYKWMKKTAVSVERYNEMSEDQRKDRMPIGVFVERDRPGFEESYHKLQSNLLAQAAKGGK, encoded by the coding sequence ATGAGTACTTTTACCGGAAACGAAATAATTCATCAGTATCTGAGGCATAACAAGAAATTTCCGCATGTCCTGTGCGCCGGTTGCGGTCACGGCATCGTGTTGGGAACCTTGATTCGTTCTATTCATTCTCTGGGGATTCCCAAAGACGACGTGGTGGTTGTGGCCGGAATCGGCTGTTCGGGTCGTCTGGCTGTCTATGTGGACTTCAATACTGTCCATACTACCCACGGCCGGGCCTTGAGCTTTGCCACAGGTATCAAGATGGCCAACCCGAAGTTGAATGTCATCACCATCATGGGCGATGGTGATGCCTTATCCATCGGTGGCAACCATCTTATCCATGCGGCTCGTCGAAATATCGGCGTGACAGCATTGGTGTTGAACAACAATATCTATGGTATGACTGGTGGACAGAGTTCTCCGGCGACTCCGATGGGTTCGACCACCATGACCAACCCCTATGGACAGCTCGACAGCAGTTTTGACACTGTGGAACTGGCAAGAGGGGCCGGTGCCAACTATGTGGCTCGCGGTACGGTTTTCCATGTGAACAAGCTGGAAAAGATCATGACCGAGGCCATTAAGCGTCCCGGCTTCAGCCTTGTTGAGGCCATCACACCGTGTCACACCCAATTCGGTCGCAAGAACAAGTATAAGAATTCGGTCGAGATGTATAAGTGGATGAAAAAGACTGCCGTCTCTGTAGAACGTTACAATGAGATGTCTGAGGACCAGCGCAAGGACCGCATGCCTATCGGCGTGTTTGTCGAACGTGATCGTCCCGGCTTTGAGGAGAGCTACCACAAATTGCAGTCGAACCTTCTGGCGCAGGCCGCCAAGGGAGGCAAATAA
- a CDS encoding biotin carboxylase N-terminal domain-containing protein — translation MRVMRACQRLGLDFVCVCTQEDEASGHVALARQLAGDTAIYTITSYLDANELFSVADASGATAVHPGYGFFAEDFRFARRVVRRDRPMEFIGPSWWVIRDLGDKINTKRIARSLNVPTVPGSDRPVYSELEADEIASSLFDFQASQGILNGVIMVKASAGGGGMGIEEVRDLDEFRSVFRRIRNYAKRNFGDEGVLIEQRIFDFNHLEVQIVSERSGKRHVHFGTRNCSVQSTGKQKRIEVAPGFAPGVVPYTFDADRVLEEITQHSLSMARESGYDNVGTWEWIITPRGEPFLMEVNTRIQVENGVSAIISKANGKPVDIITEQIRLALGEPLGYGQDDIELEGVGIEYRIVAENTDNWFTPCAGRITRFAWEERDWLDVYTQVPVDQVYEIPMEFDPNLALAIIWGKDLEEAKARGVQFLDSLVLEGDISGKPEDFYTNISYLKAKTERLLEF, via the coding sequence ATGCGGGTGATGAGGGCTTGTCAGCGTCTTGGGTTGGACTTTGTCTGTGTCTGTACGCAGGAAGATGAGGCGTCCGGGCACGTAGCTCTCGCTCGTCAGTTGGCCGGTGACACTGCCATCTATACAATCACATCATATTTGGATGCAAACGAACTGTTCTCCGTGGCGGATGCCAGCGGAGCAACAGCAGTACATCCCGGGTACGGTTTTTTTGCAGAGGATTTCCGGTTTGCCCGACGCGTGGTGCGCCGGGATCGTCCCATGGAATTCATCGGCCCTTCCTGGTGGGTTATTCGCGATCTGGGAGACAAGATCAATACAAAGCGTATAGCCCGAAGTCTGAATGTTCCGACCGTGCCGGGCTCTGATCGTCCGGTATACAGCGAGCTTGAAGCGGATGAGATTGCATCCAGCCTCTTTGATTTTCAGGCCAGTCAGGGGATTCTGAATGGTGTGATTATGGTCAAGGCTTCGGCTGGCGGCGGTGGTATGGGGATTGAGGAAGTCCGGGATCTCGATGAATTTCGTTCAGTCTTTCGCCGTATTCGCAACTATGCAAAACGGAATTTCGGCGATGAGGGCGTGCTCATTGAACAGCGAATTTTTGACTTCAATCACTTGGAAGTGCAGATAGTTAGTGAGCGTAGCGGCAAGCGGCATGTCCACTTTGGCACCCGCAACTGCTCCGTGCAATCCACAGGGAAGCAGAAACGCATTGAAGTCGCGCCCGGTTTTGCTCCGGGGGTGGTGCCATACACCTTTGACGCAGACAGGGTGCTTGAGGAAATTACTCAGCATTCTTTGTCCATGGCCCGGGAATCCGGCTACGACAATGTGGGAACATGGGAGTGGATCATTACTCCGAGAGGCGAGCCTTTCCTCATGGAGGTTAATACCAGAATTCAGGTGGAAAATGGTGTTTCCGCAATTATTTCTAAAGCTAACGGGAAACCAGTAGATATCATTACCGAGCAGATCCGTTTGGCGCTGGGTGAACCTCTTGGTTATGGGCAGGATGACATCGAACTTGAGGGGGTTGGGATCGAGTATCGCATCGTAGCCGAGAATACGGACAACTGGTTTACGCCGTGCGCAGGTCGCATAACCCGTTTCGCCTGGGAAGAGCGCGATTGGTTGGATGTGTATACACAGGTTCCTGTTGACCAGGTATACGAGATTCCCATGGAATTCGATCCGAACCTGGCCTTGGCTATCATTTGGGGCAAGGACCTTGAAGAGGCCAAAGCTCGTGGGGTTCAGTTTCTGGATTCTCTGGTTCTGGAGGGAGACATCAGTGGGAAGCCGGAAGATTTTTACACCAACATCAGCTATTTGAAAGCCAAGACCGAAAGACTTCTGGAGTTTTAG
- a CDS encoding PilZ domain-containing protein, with translation MDFEISIPEDEEQLRKAFRTKVPGLKARFPKQKRVLDVMDLSATGFAVLDAEKSFSEKQTVEVELLINKKLFLSGITALVMRVLDNGIVGLNFVELERQKQIKLDKLVLEVQKRLIALRKKKREQG, from the coding sequence ATGGATTTCGAAATAAGTATACCTGAAGATGAAGAACAGCTGCGCAAGGCTTTTCGTACCAAGGTTCCCGGTCTCAAGGCTCGGTTTCCAAAACAGAAGCGTGTGTTGGATGTCATGGATTTGAGTGCCACCGGATTCGCCGTCCTTGATGCTGAAAAGAGCTTTTCAGAAAAACAGACGGTGGAAGTGGAACTGCTGATCAACAAGAAACTTTTTTTGAGTGGTATAACCGCATTGGTTATGCGCGTACTCGATAATGGTATTGTCGGGTTGAATTTTGTTGAGTTGGAGCGGCAGAAGCAGATCAAGCTGGACAAGCTTGTTCTTGAAGTCCAGAAGCGGCTTATTGCCCTGCGTAAGAAGAAACGGGAGCAAGGCTGA
- a CDS encoding 2-oxoacid:acceptor oxidoreductase family protein: MKPQQELDRFEIRFSGLGGQGIITLGKIMGQGLALGHGYNVTQTQSYGPEARGGSSKCDLVISSKPISYPKAENLDLLVALSQEACNTYYPYLKPGGVLVLESDLVKQPPTNQFLGLPYTALAKEKVGIAQAMNTVVLGSLSFLLPFVNQGTMRKSLESVLPPKIKAINTKAFNLGHRLAKKEWGDDIGEAWRDE; the protein is encoded by the coding sequence ATGAAGCCGCAGCAAGAACTTGATCGTTTTGAGATTCGGTTTTCCGGCCTGGGCGGTCAGGGTATTATTACCCTGGGCAAGATCATGGGGCAGGGGCTGGCTCTCGGACATGGGTACAATGTCACGCAGACACAGAGCTACGGTCCCGAGGCGCGTGGCGGGTCCAGCAAGTGTGATCTGGTTATCAGTTCGAAACCCATCAGTTATCCCAAGGCAGAAAATCTGGACCTTCTGGTGGCGTTGTCTCAGGAAGCTTGCAATACCTATTATCCTTACCTGAAGCCGGGTGGAGTGTTGGTGCTGGAGTCTGATCTGGTCAAGCAACCGCCGACCAACCAGTTCCTGGGTCTGCCCTACACAGCCCTTGCCAAAGAGAAGGTTGGTATAGCTCAGGCTATGAATACCGTGGTCCTGGGGTCACTTTCCTTCCTGCTTCCCTTTGTCAATCAGGGGACCATGCGCAAGAGTCTGGAATCCGTATTGCCGCCAAAGATCAAAGCCATCAATACCAAGGCTTTCAATCTTGGTCATCGTCTTGCCAAGAAAGAATGGGGTGACGATATCGGCGAAGCCTGGCGTGATGAATAA
- a CDS encoding flagellar motor protein MotB, whose amino-acid sequence MKDDDRLIYPPEEEEDGGGEWLTTFADLSMLLLVFFVLLYSMSTIDTEKFSETFSSVTKALQGKMEKIATSRITREEAGVLIDQALMRRQIIESQRKVFAEVKTLQTKKGVEGLVSANFEDGVITIRVPGDVMFPSGRVGLTPKGVQLVATLKDFFIQHKDQNIKIVGYTDNVRPSKNSRFKDNWEISALRAVNVLRELLKMGLESTRLTATGLAYLNPLFPNTSSEYRAKNRRVEFVLEKRVSGQ is encoded by the coding sequence ATGAAAGACGATGATCGTTTGATCTACCCGCCCGAGGAGGAAGAGGATGGCGGAGGCGAATGGTTGACCACGTTCGCTGACCTTTCCATGCTTCTGCTGGTCTTTTTCGTCTTGTTGTATTCCATGTCTACCATTGATACGGAGAAATTCTCCGAAACATTTTCTTCGGTGACAAAGGCTTTGCAAGGCAAGATGGAGAAGATCGCAACAAGTCGGATCACCCGCGAAGAGGCAGGAGTGCTCATTGATCAGGCTCTCATGCGCCGTCAAATCATCGAGTCCCAGCGTAAGGTGTTTGCCGAGGTCAAGACCTTGCAGACCAAGAAGGGTGTGGAAGGGCTCGTTAGCGCAAACTTTGAGGATGGAGTCATTACCATCCGGGTACCGGGCGATGTGATGTTTCCCTCCGGGAGGGTCGGTCTGACTCCGAAAGGGGTGCAGTTGGTAGCGACGCTCAAGGACTTTTTCATTCAGCATAAAGACCAGAATATCAAGATTGTCGGTTATACGGACAATGTGCGTCCCAGCAAGAACTCACGCTTTAAGGATAATTGGGAAATCTCTGCCCTCCGAGCCGTCAACGTTTTACGGGAACTGCTCAAAATGGGGCTTGAGTCCACCAGGTTGACCGCGACAGGACTTGCGTATCTGAATCCTCTGTTTCCCAATACGTCTAGCGAGTATCGAGCCAAGAACCGTCGTGTGGAATTCGTGCTTGAAAAACGGGTGTCGGGTCAGTAA
- a CDS encoding FlgO family outer membrane protein, whose product MNKAVLILLTISTTLLMAGCGNRMWEDSKEATSETFDYVFDTAPTARSYHETSSIPLIELNYRAADVLYSNVGKGELTLESAVFVKPFTNQNDPGDNAIFGSVVTQQIADRLVQRGVLITEGSPNVTDYLYKKDVNPEKYKNLTTVMSGKLPPRSGMLTGNYVIGDNYVYMSSKVVRLVDSAVVSAHNWTLPISDNIRQMLPQLTKSEGMVPTVKNKFD is encoded by the coding sequence ATGAACAAAGCTGTATTGATATTACTGACAATCTCCACCACCCTCCTCATGGCCGGGTGCGGCAACCGCATGTGGGAGGATAGCAAAGAAGCTACCTCCGAGACATTCGATTACGTGTTCGACACCGCCCCTACGGCGAGATCCTACCACGAGACATCGTCAATTCCTCTCATCGAACTGAACTACAGAGCCGCTGACGTCCTATACTCCAATGTGGGTAAAGGAGAGTTAACACTGGAATCCGCAGTGTTTGTCAAACCTTTCACCAATCAAAACGATCCCGGCGACAACGCCATTTTCGGATCGGTCGTCACCCAGCAGATCGCGGACCGACTTGTCCAGCGTGGCGTACTCATCACTGAAGGCAGCCCGAACGTCACGGACTATCTATATAAAAAAGATGTTAACCCAGAAAAATACAAGAATCTTACAACCGTAATGTCCGGCAAGTTGCCGCCCCGATCAGGCATGCTTACCGGCAATTACGTCATAGGCGACAACTACGTGTATATGTCATCCAAAGTCGTGCGACTCGTGGACTCTGCTGTTGTTTCGGCCCACAACTGGACTTTGCCCATAAGTGACAATATCCGCCAGATGCTGCCACAACTGACGAAAAGCGAAGGCATGGTCCCTACGGTCAAAAACAAATTCGATTAA
- a CDS encoding purine-nucleoside phosphorylase: MEYHKKIQHSVAYIQEKLGKFQADTVAFVTGTGLGGLTDTIENPILLPYEEIDEFPVSTVKSHAGQLISGSIDGVPVLALQGRFHLYEGFTAQEATHNIRVLGELGIKTLILTNAVGALNPSFETGSPMVIEDHINLTGHTPLRGENIDAWGERFPDMCAVYDPILRQLAVDKALELGIRLERGVFMQIMGPNMETPAETRMYRRMGADAIGMSTCMEAIAAHHMGIRLLGISCLTNKNLPDCMVDAPLDAVIAQAEKSSATMTKLIRAILKEIPQIAE, encoded by the coding sequence ATGGAATACCATAAAAAGATACAACATTCTGTCGCATACATACAGGAGAAATTGGGTAAATTTCAAGCTGATACTGTCGCGTTTGTAACAGGTACCGGACTCGGAGGCCTCACCGACACCATTGAAAACCCGATCCTGCTGCCCTATGAAGAGATTGACGAGTTCCCCGTGTCCACAGTCAAAAGCCACGCCGGGCAGCTTATATCAGGCTCAATTGATGGCGTTCCCGTGCTGGCTCTTCAAGGACGATTCCACCTATACGAAGGATTCACGGCGCAGGAGGCGACCCACAACATCCGCGTCTTGGGAGAGCTTGGTATCAAAACCCTGATTCTGACCAATGCAGTTGGCGCGCTCAATCCATCATTCGAAACAGGCTCCCCAATGGTCATCGAGGACCATATCAATCTGACCGGGCATACCCCCCTTCGCGGCGAAAATATCGACGCATGGGGCGAACGGTTCCCGGACATGTGCGCTGTGTACGATCCGATCCTGCGGCAACTGGCCGTCGACAAAGCTCTGGAACTCGGCATCCGACTGGAACGCGGCGTCTTCATGCAGATCATGGGCCCCAACATGGAAACCCCGGCGGAAACCCGTATGTATCGAAGAATGGGAGCGGACGCCATAGGTATGTCGACCTGCATGGAAGCCATTGCGGCACATCATATGGGCATTCGCCTCCTCGGCATATCCTGCCTGACCAACAAGAATCTTCCGGACTGCATGGTGGATGCACCGCTGGATGCCGTTATCGCCCAGGCAGAGAAATCTTCGGCAACAATGACGAAACTTATCCGTGCAATCCTAAAGGAAATCCCGCAAATAGCCGAATAG
- a CDS encoding precorrin-8X methylmutase, giving the protein MSEITIQNFQKPDDIESESFRIIDSEVPEPRLFSGAKWEIVRRMIHTTADFELLELVRFKDGAVESGVAALKNGATIVTDTEMAKRGMPVRRLDPLGCTVHCLINDQRVVERAQREGITRAKAAVDVAVAELKPDIYVVGNAPTALIRLVEHVDSGTVAPALVVGMPVGFVNAAESKVLLMRRNIPYISIEGRKGGSALAACVINAMAVMAL; this is encoded by the coding sequence TTGTCAGAGATAACAATACAGAATTTTCAAAAACCTGATGATATTGAGTCAGAATCTTTTCGAATTATTGATTCTGAGGTTCCTGAGCCACGCCTTTTTTCTGGGGCGAAATGGGAAATCGTACGCAGAATGATTCACACTACAGCGGATTTTGAACTTCTTGAGCTGGTTCGTTTCAAGGATGGTGCCGTTGAGTCAGGTGTTGCTGCATTGAAAAATGGTGCCACGATAGTTACTGATACCGAGATGGCTAAACGTGGTATGCCCGTTCGTCGACTCGACCCGCTGGGTTGTACCGTTCATTGTCTGATCAATGATCAACGAGTGGTTGAACGGGCTCAACGCGAAGGAATTACTCGGGCAAAAGCAGCGGTTGACGTTGCTGTTGCTGAACTAAAGCCGGATATATATGTTGTTGGGAATGCGCCAACTGCACTTATTCGACTTGTTGAACATGTTGATAGCGGGACTGTCGCTCCCGCATTGGTCGTGGGAATGCCTGTTGGATTTGTGAATGCTGCAGAGTCAAAAGTACTGCTTATGCGCAGAAATATTCCTTATATTTCCATTGAAGGACGGAAAGGGGGGAGCGCTTTAGCTGCCTGTGTTATTAATGCGATGGCGGTTATGGCTCTTTAA
- a CDS encoding 2-oxoacid:acceptor oxidoreductase subunit alpha, with protein sequence MPRRKKRKEIFALGNEAVVEGALLAGCSFFGGYPITPSSEIMEIMAARLPRIEDGVFIQLEDEIASMGAIIGASLAGRKAMTATSGPGFSLMQENLGYAIMAEAPLVLVNVMRGGPSTGLPTCPAQGDVQQARWGTHGDHPIIVLSASNVQECLDMTITAFNMAEKYRTPVILLLDEVTAHTREKIEIPNEGEYEVFSRTVPSMPPEWYKPYEETVRGVPPMPAIGSGYRFHVTGLTHDRNGFPTQRPEEVVELMDRIHRKIDQFFYDIQLVDEIQTDDADVVVIAYGSVARSAELAVQQARENGVKAGLLKLKTLFPYPRRHTEKILAKAKTLVVPEMNMGQMSREVKRVNMGHAAVRTINRVDGQIVTPAEILKVIMQG encoded by the coding sequence ATGCCCAGACGCAAGAAACGCAAGGAAATTTTCGCTCTCGGCAACGAGGCCGTTGTCGAAGGCGCATTGTTGGCTGGTTGTTCATTTTTTGGCGGGTACCCCATTACTCCGTCGTCTGAGATAATGGAAATCATGGCTGCTCGGCTGCCCAGGATTGAAGATGGTGTCTTCATACAGCTTGAAGATGAAATCGCGAGCATGGGAGCCATTATCGGCGCATCTTTGGCCGGTCGCAAGGCCATGACAGCCACGAGCGGGCCGGGTTTTTCGCTTATGCAGGAAAACCTGGGTTATGCAATTATGGCTGAAGCTCCTTTGGTTTTGGTTAATGTCATGCGCGGCGGTCCCTCCACGGGGTTGCCTACCTGTCCTGCGCAGGGTGATGTTCAACAGGCTCGCTGGGGAACACACGGCGATCATCCGATTATCGTCCTGTCCGCCTCCAATGTGCAGGAGTGTCTGGACATGACCATTACCGCATTTAATATGGCGGAGAAATATCGCACTCCGGTCATCCTGCTTCTGGATGAAGTCACGGCACATACCCGTGAGAAGATCGAAATCCCCAATGAAGGTGAGTATGAAGTCTTTTCCCGCACTGTGCCCTCAATGCCGCCGGAATGGTATAAGCCGTATGAAGAAACTGTTCGCGGTGTACCGCCCATGCCCGCTATCGGGTCCGGGTATCGTTTTCATGTCACCGGCCTGACGCATGATCGCAATGGATTTCCGACTCAGCGTCCAGAAGAGGTCGTTGAACTCATGGACCGTATCCATCGCAAGATCGATCAGTTCTTTTATGACATTCAGTTGGTGGATGAAATTCAGACGGATGACGCGGATGTCGTTGTGATTGCTTACGGCAGTGTGGCCCGTTCCGCCGAATTGGCCGTGCAGCAAGCTCGTGAAAACGGTGTAAAAGCCGGGTTGCTCAAATTGAAAACCCTGTTCCCGTACCCCAGAAGACATACTGAAAAGATTTTGGCAAAAGCCAAGACACTGGTGGTGCCTGAAATGAACATGGGTCAGATGTCTCGCGAGGTGAAGCGTGTGAATATGGGCCATGCTGCGGTCAGGACCATCAATCGTGTGGACGGACAGATCGTCACTCCCGCGGAAATCCTCAAGGTCATCATGCAGGGGTAG
- a CDS encoding 4Fe-4S dicluster domain-containing protein, producing MARKDKGKNKVIIYPDWCKGCGICVEFCPGKVLELNDQGKSTVVREEDCIRCGFCELHCPDFAIVVTDKDSESGEKAAGEGDVETAKTKVTGKGA from the coding sequence ATGGCTAGAAAAGACAAAGGGAAGAACAAAGTTATCATCTACCCGGACTGGTGTAAGGGGTGCGGCATCTGTGTCGAGTTTTGTCCGGGAAAAGTGCTTGAGCTGAACGATCAGGGTAAGTCTACGGTTGTTCGCGAGGAAGACTGTATCCGTTGTGGCTTTTGCGAGCTGCATTGTCCTGATTTTGCCATCGTGGTTACAGATAAGGATTCTGAGAGCGGCGAAAAGGCTGCCGGGGAAGGGGACGTTGAAACTGCCAAAACGAAAGTAACCGGGAAGGGGGCGTAA
- a CDS encoding amino acid ABC transporter permease — protein MDYNFQWAKMFSGEPAQWMWEGFTTTLQISSISLVGAMVLGIIICVLRMTPFKPFQWFALAYTEFFRNTPLLVQIFFWYNASHFVIPAGINEWMNDLFYWFPGPFALFGHEFMGEWVLFNVELITGVIALTVYTSAFVAEEIRAGIFSIPKNQLEASRAVGLSFLQGYRYVIMPQALRIVIPPLISQALNLIKNSSLCMVIGVGEMMFQATQIESYHSIPFEAFSVALLIYLAISLVVSFCITMYNKHFMIQVMY, from the coding sequence TTGGATTATAATTTTCAATGGGCCAAAATGTTTTCCGGCGAACCTGCCCAGTGGATGTGGGAGGGGTTCACCACGACGTTGCAGATATCTTCGATATCTTTAGTCGGTGCTATGGTACTCGGGATTATCATTTGTGTTCTGCGGATGACTCCCTTCAAGCCTTTCCAGTGGTTTGCACTGGCATATACAGAATTTTTCCGGAATACTCCGCTGCTTGTTCAGATCTTTTTCTGGTACAATGCTTCGCACTTCGTCATCCCGGCAGGTATCAATGAGTGGATGAACGATTTGTTCTATTGGTTTCCCGGACCATTTGCCTTGTTCGGACATGAATTTATGGGCGAGTGGGTTCTGTTCAATGTTGAGTTGATAACCGGCGTTATCGCATTGACCGTGTATACTTCAGCGTTTGTCGCCGAAGAAATTCGGGCCGGTATCTTTTCCATTCCCAAGAATCAGCTTGAGGCGTCCCGTGCAGTAGGGCTTTCGTTTTTGCAGGGGTATCGGTATGTGATCATGCCCCAGGCTTTGCGCATCGTTATTCCTCCGCTTATATCACAGGCACTCAACCTGATTAAGAACTCATCGCTGTGCATGGTCATTGGTGTGGGTGAGATGATGTTTCAGGCGACACAGATTGAGTCGTATCATTCCATCCCGTTTGAAGCATTTTCTGTAGCGCTGTTGATTTATCTGGCGATCTCCCTGGTGGTTTCATTCTGTATCACCATGTATAACAAGCACTTCATGATTCAGGTCATGTACTAG